A single Nisaea sp. DNA region contains:
- a CDS encoding metalloregulator ArsR/SmtB family transcription factor: protein MNDRAADRILFQLKTRGPQTIGDLGAHFSMTGEAARQHLAKLADAGLVEPEDRRQGRGRPRRYWMLTESGHARFPDNHAQLTVELLQSVRELFGEAGLDRLIDKRRAETLDAYRTETGQDGGLPERLDRLTAMREREGYMADWSETEDGAFLLIENHCPICAAAAECQGICRAELELFQDVLGPDCMVERTDHILAGARRCAYRITPR, encoded by the coding sequence ATGAATGACCGCGCCGCCGATCGCATCCTGTTCCAGCTGAAAACCCGGGGTCCGCAGACCATCGGCGATCTCGGTGCGCATTTTTCGATGACCGGGGAAGCGGCGCGTCAGCATCTGGCAAAACTCGCCGATGCCGGTCTTGTCGAGCCCGAGGACCGACGCCAGGGGCGTGGCCGGCCGCGACGCTACTGGATGCTGACCGAGAGTGGGCACGCCCGGTTTCCGGATAATCACGCGCAACTCACCGTGGAGCTTCTCCAGTCCGTCCGGGAGTTGTTCGGAGAGGCGGGGCTCGACCGGCTGATCGACAAGCGGAGGGCGGAAACCCTTGATGCATACAGGACTGAAACCGGGCAGGACGGGGGCCTTCCGGAGAGGCTGGATCGGCTGACCGCGATGCGGGAGCGGGAAGGTTATATGGCCGATTGGTCAGAGACTGAGGACGGCGCGTTTCTACTTATCGAGAACCATTGCCCGATCTGTGCGGCGGCGGCGGAATGCCAGGGCATTTGTCGAGCCGAACTGGAGCTTTTTCAGGATGTTCTCGGACCGGATTGCATGGTAGAGCGGACCGATCACATTCTTGCAGGCGCACGTCGCTGCGCCTATCGGATCACGCCTCGATGA